The sequence below is a genomic window from Rhodococcus sp. 4CII.
GGCCAGACCGTTCTGCCCGATGGTCGCGTCGAGGACGAGGAGGACGTCGTCGACCGACGCCTTCTTCTCGATGACGCGCTTGACCTTGCCGAGCTCGTCCATCAGTCCCGTCTTGGTATGCAGCCGGCCTGCGGTGTCGATCAGCACGACGTCGACGCCGTTGTCGATGCCCTTGGACACGGCGTCGAACGCGACGGCCGCCGGATCGGCCGCTTCCTTGCCCCGGACCACTTCCGCGCCCACCCGCTCGGCCCACGTCTGCAATTGGTCCGCCGCGGCCGCGCGGAACGTGTCGGCAGCGCCCAGTAGGACACGCCTGCCGTCGGCGACCAGGACACGGGCGAGCTTGCCGGTGGTGGTGGTCTTGCCGGTGCCGTTCACGCCGACGACCAGCAGGACCGCCGGGTGGTCGTCGTGCGGGAGCGCACGGATCGACCGGTCGAGTTCCGGCCGGAGTTCGGCGACGAGGACCTCGCGCAGCAGTGCTCGGGCATCGGCCTCGGTGCGGACGCTGCGCGACGCCATCTGTTCACGCAGCGACGTGACGATCTTCGTGGTGGTCGCCGAGCCGAGGTCGGCGATGAGGAGAGTGTCCTCCACCTCTTCCCAGGAGTCTTCGTCGAGGTCGCCGCCGCCGAGCAGTCCGAGCAGGCTCTTGCCCACCGCGGACTGTGACCGGGACAGCCGTCCGCGCAGACGGTCGAGCCTGCCCTCGGTGGGAGCGATGACGTCGAGCGCGGGCCCGGCGGGGGCCGGTTCCGGCTCGGGCGCGACCTCCGGTTCCGGTTCGACCTCGGGCGCGACGACCGGTTCGTAGGTGACCGGCTCCGGCGGGGCCGCAGGCTTCTCCGGTGCTTTTTCCGGCGCGGGCGCCGTCTCCGCCGCCGGGGGCGTCACGACCTCGGGTTCGGCTGTGATTCCGCTTTCCGGCACTACAGGTTCGGGTGTGATCACGGGTTCCGGCAGCACGGGTTCCGGAAGGACCGGCCCCCGCGGCGGCGCCGTCGCCGTCGTACCCTGACTGAAGTTGAACCCGCCGTCCGCCTTGTAGCTGCCCGAACGGTCCTTTTCCGCCGTGGTGACCTGCGGTGTGTCCGGCGCCTTCAGCGAGATCTGGCGACGGCGATACAGCAGCGATCCGACGACGAGAACGACGAGAAGTACGGCGAGTGCGGCCGCGATGGCAATCCAGGCTCCGGTAGTCACGCCGCCCATTGTTTCAGGCCACGGAATTCGGCGCGCACTGCCTTCCCTGCGCACGGTCCCGGCCGGGACCGGAATCAGGCGTCGGCGGCCGCCATGTCCTGGCCACGGAGCCGCTGCGAGATGACGGTGGTGATGCCGTCGCCCCGCATGCTCACGCCGTACAGCGCGTCGGCGACCTCCATCGTCGGCTTCTGGTGCGTGATGACGATCAGCTGCGACTTCTCCCGCAACTGCTCGAACAAACCGATGAGACGGCGCAGGTTGGTGTCGTCCAGCGCGGCCTCCACCTCGTCCATCACGTAGAAGGGGGACGGCCTGGCCCGGAAGATCGCCACGAGCATCGCCACCGCCGTCAGCGACTTCTCGCCACCGGAGAGCAACGACAGGCGCTTGACCTTCTTGCCCGGCGGGCGGGCCTCCACCTCGATGCCGGTCGTCAGCATGTCCGACGGGTCGGTGAGCACGAGCCTGCCCTCGCCTCCGGGAAACAGCTTCGCGAAGACCTGCACGAATTCACGTTCGACGTCCGCGTATGCCTCGGTGAAGACCTGCAGGATGCGGGCGTCGACGTCGGCCACCACCCCGAGCAGATCCTTGCGGGCGGTCTTCACGTCCTCGAGTTGCGTCGACAGGAAGTTGTAGCGCTCCTCGAGTGCGGCGAACTCCTCGAGCGCCAGCGGGTTGACCTTGCCGAGCGTCGCCAGGTCCTTCTCGGCGCGTTTGGCGCGACGTTCCTGGGTGGTGCGGTCGTACGGAATCGGCGCCGGCACGGTGACCTGTTCGCCGCGCTCCTTCGCCTGCTCGTACTCCTCCATCTCCAGCG
It includes:
- the ftsY gene encoding signal recognition particle-docking protein FtsY — protein: MGGVTTGAWIAIAAALAVLLVVLVVGSLLYRRRQISLKAPDTPQVTTAEKDRSGSYKADGGFNFSQGTTATAPPRGPVLPEPVLPEPVITPEPVVPESGITAEPEVVTPPAAETAPAPEKAPEKPAAPPEPVTYEPVVAPEVEPEPEVAPEPEPAPAGPALDVIAPTEGRLDRLRGRLSRSQSAVGKSLLGLLGGGDLDEDSWEEVEDTLLIADLGSATTTKIVTSLREQMASRSVRTEADARALLREVLVAELRPELDRSIRALPHDDHPAVLLVVGVNGTGKTTTTGKLARVLVADGRRVLLGAADTFRAAAADQLQTWAERVGAEVVRGKEAADPAAVAFDAVSKGIDNGVDVVLIDTAGRLHTKTGLMDELGKVKRVIEKKASVDDVLLVLDATIGQNGLAQARVFAEVVDITGVVLTKLDGTAKGGIVFQVQHELGVPVKLVGLGEGADDLAPFEPGAFVDALLG